The Terracoccus luteus genome includes a region encoding these proteins:
- a CDS encoding undecaprenyl-diphosphate phosphatase gives MADLSYLDSVILGVVEGLTEYLPVSSTGHLTITEKLLGLEVNDPAVTAYTAVIQLGAIAATLLFFHKDIIRFARAWFRGLANADARRDPDYGLAWAVVIGSIPVGIVGFALRGLISGGLRSLWVVAAALLLWSVVMVVSERVYARHEKAGTTRGEHSVTPVDGVVIGLVQCFSLIPGVSRSGATISMGIARGIDRLTATRLSFFLAIPALTAAGLFQAVDERDNLVTFGVGPVLVGIVVAFVVAYASIAWLLRFVASNSLLPFVWYRVALGVVLAGVLAAGLISAT, from the coding sequence ATGGCCGACCTGAGCTACCTCGACTCCGTCATCCTCGGCGTCGTCGAAGGACTCACGGAGTACCTGCCCGTCAGCTCGACCGGTCACCTGACCATCACCGAGAAGCTGCTCGGGCTGGAGGTGAACGACCCGGCCGTGACGGCCTACACGGCGGTCATCCAGCTCGGCGCCATCGCGGCGACGCTGCTGTTCTTCCACAAGGACATCATCCGGTTCGCCCGTGCGTGGTTCCGCGGGCTCGCGAATGCCGACGCCCGCCGCGACCCCGACTACGGCCTCGCCTGGGCGGTGGTCATCGGCTCCATCCCGGTCGGCATCGTGGGCTTCGCCCTGCGCGGCCTCATCTCCGGCGGGCTGCGCAGCCTCTGGGTCGTCGCCGCCGCCCTGCTGCTGTGGAGCGTCGTCATGGTCGTCTCCGAGCGGGTCTACGCCCGCCACGAGAAGGCGGGCACGACCCGCGGTGAGCACTCGGTGACCCCGGTCGACGGCGTCGTCATCGGGCTCGTGCAGTGCTTCTCGCTCATCCCCGGCGTCTCGCGCTCGGGAGCGACGATCTCGATGGGCATCGCGCGCGGCATCGACCGCCTCACTGCCACCCGCCTCAGCTTCTTCCTCGCCATCCCGGCGCTCACCGCCGCGGGCCTCTTCCAGGCCGTCGACGAGCGTGACAACCTCGTCACCTTCGGCGTCGGCCCCGTGCTCGTCGGCATCGTCGTGGCCTTCGTCGTCGCCTACGCCTCGATCGCCTGGCTGCTGCGCTTCGTCGCGAGCAACAGCCTCCTGCCGTTCGTCTGGTACCGCGTAGCCCTCGGGGTCGTGCTCGCCGGCGTCCTCGCGGCGGGTCTCATCAGCGCCACCTGA